GATGCCCATCTCACATATAAAAAGTGTGTAGGCCCTGTCTACGAGTGGTGCGTTGCCATCAATAGTACACTGGTATCTATCACACCATATATTACTGACCCGAAGTCGACGGCCGAGGACAGGGATATGCTGTGGAACATGACTGTGACTGCTCTAGCTTCAGGGCTCAGCAAGACGAGCGTCTCATTGGAATTATTGGAGCTGGTGCAGAGCAAAgttgaaaatttgaaacagTTGCTGGATGTTATTATGCGGGAGCTGGACAATGATTTCGCCCCTGAAGGATATTATGGAAAGCAGAAACAGTCCCTGCAGGAGGCTTTGGATGGTAAAGGCACTGTTGTCGCCAAGGCCATTGCCAAACTTATTACATCAATTTTCGAGACAGTCGTCCGTGTTGTGACAGGCAATATTGGTGAGGCCTTGACTATGTTGCCGACATTTGTGGATCAAGGATTGGGAGTCGTGATGCAGCTCCGGGAGAAGGCTACCATTGATCAACAACTGAAGGCAATTGAAGTTTTCTTCAAAACGCTGACTGAAAAGATAACCTATGCTAAGAAAATAGCTCTGGAAGTCGACGCGGCTCTAAAAGAGGATCATAAGAACTTGGATTCTCTGGCTACCTTAATTGATATCGCAAACCAGGTTAGTAAaccgtgaaaaaataaataatttttattaaaataactttattttttagaacAATCAATTGCTGCTCCTTGCGGATCCAAATCTCCGAGCTCAGATAATTCCCAAACTGAATGATATGGGTCACCAGTGCTATGAGTACGTTATTTGGCACGGGCATGGTTCAAAGAACTATCTTTACAACCAAGTTAGGACCAAACGTCAAGCACCCGAATCTTGCGAAACGGGAAGGATAAGGCGATTACTCAAATCCCTACCGgaaaattacaatttcaataTGGTGGTTTCCGCTGTTTCTCAAGTGATGAGCGAAGTGAATTGTGATTCCCCTGTAGAAAATGGACCTACTGCATCCGAAATCGCAAATGAGGAAATAACCACCCGGGCTACTCCACTTTTAAAATCCATGAACATGGATTTAGTTGTAAAACATATCAAATTTGTTTAGTGGAAATTTGAAGATTTAAACACTTTATCCTTTTGTacgattttaaaaattgaattatgtacatatatcttaAAGCTTAGCTTTCCTTTAGTTGCAATAAAATTCGCAGCCCGCGCAAAATGAGCATTTATGaatttacattattttatttcaaatcaaCTGACGTAGTAAACTTTTAAGTAATCTTGGTTGTATAAATGATTTAAAACAGTAGGCGTCTGACCCTGACATATTCGTGTTTAGAATGTATTAAGTAGACTTGGCAGCATTATTTTGTGTTCTTAggtcaaaaataaaaccttcAGAGCCCAAATGGCGGTCAGAGCCAAGATGGATGAGCAGGCCTCTCCATGGTACTCCAGCTTCTACAACTCGATTAAGCAGACTCCCACAAATGTGACCCTCCTGGTTGTGTCGGCAATTGTCTTCTACAAGGTGGTGAGTCTGACCCGGCGGCGACGTCTTCCTCGGGATCAGAAAGCACTCGGCTCGAATCCGATTAGCTCTGATATTAAATCAAACCGGGATTGTGGACTTCCTGCGCTGCATAGCGACTTTACGGTGGGCGAGCTAAGAGAATTCGATGGATCACGACACGACGGTCGCATTCTGGTGGCTATCAACTTCAACGTGTACGATGTCTCCAATTCCCCGCACTACTATGGCCCCCATGGCGTCTATCCCAACTACGCCGGTAGAGATATTTCACGAAACTTGATCAATTTTTCCGTAGAGTCTAACGAAAGTGCGGATTTTGACGATTTAAGTGACCTTTCAATTGGCCAAATGAATATACTACGGGAGTGGGATCAACAGTACAGTGAAAAGTATCCTTATGTTGGCAAACTTTTACGTGATGGCATCCCTCACACAAATTATGCAGACGAGGAGACTGACGAGTATGACGAGGAAGACAAAATAGAGGATAACGAGGACTACAAAATGGATGTTACTGCGCTGGATAACGAGAAGGATGaagtaaataataaagaaaataatgtgGATAATGTAGAGGATATCGTACAAAATTTCGTTGATGAAAACATTAATGTTAACGAAGAAAAGGAGGATTCCAATACCAACGAGAACGGGGAGATGGACAACGAAAATACTCAtgaagaaaaccaaaacataTAATAAGCTCCATTACTTAGGTTAacttatgtatattttttttgtgtgaaaaTTAAAAGCTAAATTCAAATGTTTACACGtcaaactataaaaaaaatcatttaatttttcgtaTATAATAGTTTAACGGCAAAGTGTAAAGGAAATTGtgatattaaaattttatttctttttatacGATGTAATGGTCCTGTACAATTTGAAGTCGGCAATCAAAGATTAAATTTTGGCTGAAAATGGCTAAAAACatgaaaacttttttaaagtttactAAATTACAATTTCTTTATGAAGTTTTACAACACTTAAGGCGGTGGTAAAAAAAACCACAATATGTTCATACTGTTATAGAGATGGCAAAATGTAAGTTACCAAAAATCGATAGCTATTCACAATAGTGATGTTATGTGCGATAGTGTTGAGACATTTATCTGTTGTTTGTGTAAATTTGGTAAAACATTTGTGTAGTACACTTAAGAGGACGAGTGTCTATGGTTTGCTATCTATCTGCTAAAATACCAGTTGTAAAAATGCAAAACTTAGCAGATCGATAGTCGCCGATATCGCTTGGCCCGAAATCGATATTTTGGCAGTATCCCACCTCTAGTTTTCTCTCCTCTCAAACCAGCCAGCcattttcctttctttttaacCTCTCTTACTACCAAGGTATGTGCGCTCCACGTGGCCCT
This region of Drosophila bipectinata strain 14024-0381.07 chromosome 2L, DbipHiC1v2, whole genome shotgun sequence genomic DNA includes:
- the LOC108131120 gene encoding uncharacterized protein: MENKTSLFFGIISCTLLVLCSATQEEYVALEKAVSSLSNVVGTYNAEFDKKVKFDVLQEAIDAIDKAMFGYQGEAKKHLDEVRQLNTDAHLTYKKCVGPVYEWCVAINSTLVSITPYITDPKSTAEDRDMLWNMTVTALASGLSKTSVSLELLELVQSKVENLKQLLDVIMRELDNDFAPEGYYGKQKQSLQEALDGKGTVVAKAIAKLITSIFETVVRVVTGNIGEALTMLPTFVDQGLGVVMQLREKATIDQQLKAIEVFFKTLTEKITYAKKIALEVDAALKEDHKNLDSLATLIDIANQNNQLLLLADPNLRAQIIPKLNDMGHQCYEYVIWHGHGSKNYLYNQVRTKRQAPESCETGRIRRLLKSLPENYNFNMVVSAVSQVMSEVNCDSPVENGPTASEIANEEITTRATPLLKSMNMDLVVKHIKFV
- the LOC108131159 gene encoding membrane-associated progesterone receptor component 1, which codes for MAVRAKMDEQASPWYSSFYNSIKQTPTNVTLLVVSAIVFYKVVSLTRRRRLPRDQKALGSNPISSDIKSNRDCGLPALHSDFTVGELREFDGSRHDGRILVAINFNVYDVSNSPHYYGPHGVYPNYAGRDISRNLINFSVESNESADFDDLSDLSIGQMNILREWDQQYSEKYPYVGKLLRDGIPHTNYADEETDEYDEEDKIEDNEDYKMDVTALDNEKDEVNNKENNVDNVEDIVQNFVDENINVNEEKEDSNTNENGEMDNENTHEENQNI